A DNA window from Castanea sativa cultivar Marrone di Chiusa Pesio chromosome 7, ASM4071231v1 contains the following coding sequences:
- the LOC142643337 gene encoding choline/ethanolaminephosphotransferase 1-like isoform X1 codes for MFLVISALLGYIYSPRLDSAPPRWVHVAHGLLLFLYQTFDAVDGKQARRTNSSSPLGELFDHGCDAIACALEALAFGSTSMCGRDTFWFWVISAVPFYGATWESYFTNTLILPAINGPTEGLMLIYFAHFFTAIVGAEWWAQQFGKSIPFLSWVPFLHEIPTSRAVLFLMIAFAVIPTITFNIQNVYKVVQARKGSMLLALAMLYPFAVLLGGVLVWDYLSPSDIMANYPHLVVLGTGLAFGFLVGRMILAHLCDEPKGLKTNMCISLLYLPFAIANALTARLNDGVPLVDERLVLLLYCAFSVVLYLHFATSVIHEITTALGIYCFRITRKEA; via the exons ATGTTCTTAGTCATTTCTGCACTGCTTGGCTAT ATATACTCACCTCGCTTAGATTCAGCTCCTCCAAGATGGGTTCATGTTGCCCATGgattgcttctttttctctatcaG ACCTTTGATGCTGTTGATGGGAAGCAAGCAAGACGGACAAATTCCTCCAGTCCATTAGGGGAGCTTTTTGACCATG GATGCGATGCTATTGCTTGTGCG TTAGAAGCATTGGCTTTTGGGAGCACTTCTATGTGTGGAAGAGATACTTTCTGGTTCTGGGTAATTTCAGCTGTTCCATTTTATGGCGCAACATGGGAAAG CTATTTCACCAATACCCTTATTCTTCCGGCTATCAATGGGCCTACTGAAGGTCTTATGTTGATATATTTCGCTCATTTCTTCACAGCTATTGTAG GTGCTGAGTGGTGGGCTCAACAGTTTGGAAAGTCTATACCCTTCTTAAGTTGGGTGCCATTCCTTCATG AAATTCCCACATCCAGAGCTGTGTTGTTTCTGATGATTGCTTTTGCTGTTATACCAACAATTACTTTCAA CATACAGAATGTTTATAAGGTAGTTCAAGCAAGAAAAGGAAGCATGCTTTTGGCATTAGCAATG CTTTACCCTTTTGCTGTACTCTTGGGAGGAGTGCTAGTTTG GGACTATTTGTCTCCATCTGACATAATGGCGAACTATCCGCATTTAGTTGTATTGGGAACTGGACTTGCCTTTGGTTTTCTTGTG GGAAGGATGATCCTCGCTCATTTGTGTGATGAACCAAAGGGCTTGAAAACTAATATGTGCATA TCACTACTGTATCTCCCTTTCGCCATTGCAAATGCACTCACAGCCAGACTAAATGATGG AGTCCCTTTAGTCGATGAGAGGTTGGTCCTTCTTCTTTACTGCGCATTCTCAG TGGTACTGTATTTGCACTTTGCCACATCCGTCATTCATGAAATCACAACTGCATTGGGAATTTATTGCTTCAG GATAACTAGGAAAGAAGCCTGA
- the LOC142643337 gene encoding choline/ethanolaminephosphotransferase 1-like isoform X2, with translation MGYIGAHGVAALHRYKYSGVDHSYVAKYVLQPFWSRFVHFFPLWMPPNMITLIGFMFLVISALLGYIYSPRLDSAPPRWVHVAHGLLLFLYQTFDAVDGKQARRTNSSSPLGELFDHGCDAIACALEALAFGSTSMCGRDTFWFWVISAVPFYGATWESYFTNTLILPAINGPTEGLMLIYFAHFFTAIVGAEWWAQQFGKSIPFLSWVPFLHEIPTSRAVLFLMIAFAVIPTITFNIQNVYKVVQARKGSMLLALAMLYPFAVLLGGVLVWDYLSPSDIMANYPHLVVLGTGLAFGFLVGRMILAHLCDEPKGLKTNMCISLLYLPFAIANALTARLNDGVPLVDERLVLLLYCAFSVVLYLHFATSVIHEITTALGIYCFRITRKEA, from the exons ATGGGATACATAGGGGCACACGGTGTTGCAGCGCTTCACAGGTACAAGTACAGCGGCGTGGATCACTCGTACGTCGCCAAATATGTGCTTCAACCCTTTTGGTCTCGCTTCGTTCATTTCTTCCCCCTTTGGATGCC TCCAAACATG ATAACACTCATCGGATTCATGTTCTTAGTCATTTCTGCACTGCTTGGCTAT ATATACTCACCTCGCTTAGATTCAGCTCCTCCAAGATGGGTTCATGTTGCCCATGgattgcttctttttctctatcaG ACCTTTGATGCTGTTGATGGGAAGCAAGCAAGACGGACAAATTCCTCCAGTCCATTAGGGGAGCTTTTTGACCATG GATGCGATGCTATTGCTTGTGCG TTAGAAGCATTGGCTTTTGGGAGCACTTCTATGTGTGGAAGAGATACTTTCTGGTTCTGGGTAATTTCAGCTGTTCCATTTTATGGCGCAACATGGGAAAG CTATTTCACCAATACCCTTATTCTTCCGGCTATCAATGGGCCTACTGAAGGTCTTATGTTGATATATTTCGCTCATTTCTTCACAGCTATTGTAG GTGCTGAGTGGTGGGCTCAACAGTTTGGAAAGTCTATACCCTTCTTAAGTTGGGTGCCATTCCTTCATG AAATTCCCACATCCAGAGCTGTGTTGTTTCTGATGATTGCTTTTGCTGTTATACCAACAATTACTTTCAA CATACAGAATGTTTATAAGGTAGTTCAAGCAAGAAAAGGAAGCATGCTTTTGGCATTAGCAATG CTTTACCCTTTTGCTGTACTCTTGGGAGGAGTGCTAGTTTG GGACTATTTGTCTCCATCTGACATAATGGCGAACTATCCGCATTTAGTTGTATTGGGAACTGGACTTGCCTTTGGTTTTCTTGTG GGAAGGATGATCCTCGCTCATTTGTGTGATGAACCAAAGGGCTTGAAAACTAATATGTGCATA TCACTACTGTATCTCCCTTTCGCCATTGCAAATGCACTCACAGCCAGACTAAATGATGG AGTCCCTTTAGTCGATGAGAGGTTGGTCCTTCTTCTTTACTGCGCATTCTCAG TGGTACTGTATTTGCACTTTGCCACATCCGTCATTCATGAAATCACAACTGCATTGGGAATTTATTGCTTCAG GATAACTAGGAAAGAAGCCTGA